One genomic segment of Amycolatopsis sp. WQ 127309 includes these proteins:
- a CDS encoding DEAD/DEAH box helicase: MTVTFNSGTTSTSAHADRPDRRPRQRPAGGDTLRDDAVETVETRTFAELGLPEPLLRALAEAGINSPFPIQSATIPDALAGRDVLGRAQTGSGKTLAFGLAMLARLADGKARPKRPRALILVPTRELAMQVADSLTPLAKSLGLWCRTAVGGMAFARQADALARGVDLLIATPGRLSDHVRQGTAHLGDCNFIALDEADQMADMGFMPQVREIMDLTPPGGQRLLFSATLDGDVNRLVRQYLSDPVTHSVAPSTASVTTMDHHVLQVSHQDKQDVITHIGAREGRTIMFVRTKHHVDRLAERLREQGVNAAALHGGKTQGQRNRVLADFKEGHTPVLVATDVAARGIHVDDISLVLHVDPAADHKDYLHRAGRTARAGASGVVVTVVTNDQRRMVKRMTDRAGVRAESTMVRPGDDALTRITGAREPSGEPVIERRRESPRRGGGGGGFRGDRGSFGGSSRGGYRGGSGGGSSSHAGSGGGYAGDRDRGGDRGGYSQGSHEGRSGGFSGRGRQPRSGGGGGYGRPSRGPRRGYDS, from the coding sequence GTGACAGTCACGTTCAACTCTGGTACCACCTCGACGTCCGCGCACGCGGACCGTCCCGACCGCCGGCCGCGTCAGCGCCCCGCCGGTGGGGACACGCTGCGTGATGACGCTGTCGAGACCGTGGAGACCAGGACTTTCGCCGAGCTGGGCCTGCCGGAGCCGCTGCTCCGCGCGCTGGCCGAGGCCGGCATCAACAGCCCGTTCCCGATCCAGTCCGCGACCATCCCGGACGCCCTGGCCGGCCGCGACGTGCTGGGCCGCGCCCAGACCGGTTCCGGCAAGACCCTCGCCTTCGGCCTGGCCATGCTGGCCCGGCTCGCCGACGGCAAGGCCCGCCCGAAGCGCCCCCGCGCGCTGATCCTGGTGCCGACCCGCGAGCTGGCCATGCAGGTGGCCGACTCGCTGACCCCGCTGGCCAAGTCCCTCGGCCTGTGGTGCCGCACCGCCGTCGGCGGGATGGCCTTCGCCCGCCAGGCCGACGCGCTCGCCCGTGGCGTCGACCTGCTGATCGCCACCCCGGGGCGGCTGTCGGACCACGTCCGGCAGGGCACCGCGCACCTGGGCGACTGCAACTTCATCGCCCTCGACGAAGCCGACCAGATGGCCGACATGGGCTTCATGCCGCAGGTCCGCGAGATCATGGACCTCACCCCGCCGGGCGGGCAGCGGCTGCTGTTCTCGGCGACGCTCGACGGTGATGTCAACCGCCTCGTCCGGCAGTACCTGAGCGACCCGGTCACGCACTCGGTCGCGCCGTCGACCGCGAGCGTGACGACCATGGACCACCACGTGCTCCAGGTCTCGCACCAGGACAAGCAGGACGTCATCACCCACATCGGTGCCCGTGAGGGCCGCACGATCATGTTCGTGCGCACCAAGCACCACGTGGACCGCCTCGCCGAGCGCCTGCGTGAGCAGGGTGTCAACGCGGCGGCGCTGCACGGTGGCAAGACCCAGGGTCAGCGCAACCGGGTGCTCGCGGACTTCAAGGAAGGCCACACCCCGGTGCTGGTCGCCACGGACGTCGCCGCGCGCGGCATCCACGTCGACGACATCTCGCTGGTGCTGCACGTCGACCCGGCGGCCGACCACAAGGACTACCTCCACCGCGCGGGCCGCACGGCGCGCGCCGGGGCGTCCGGGGTCGTCGTCACGGTGGTCACCAACGACCAGCGCCGCATGGTCAAGCGGATGACCGACCGGGCCGGCGTCCGCGCCGAGTCCACGATGGTCCGTCCGGGTGACGACGCGCTGACCCGCATCACCGGTGCCCGCGAGCCCAGCGGCGAGCCGGTCATCGAGCGTCGGCGTGAGAGCCCGCGTCGTGGTGGCGGCGGCGGTGGCTTCCGTGGCGACCGCGGCAGCTTCGGCGGTTCGAGCCGTGGCGGTTACCGCGGCGGCAGTGGCGGCGGCAGCAGCAGCCACGCCGGCAGCGGTGGCGGCTACGCCGGCGACCGTGACCGCGGTGGCGACCGTGGCGGCTACAGCCAGGGCTCGCACGAAGGCCGTTCCGGCGGCTTCAGCGGCCGCGGCCGTCAGCCCCGTTCGGGTGGCGGTGGCGGCTACGGCCGGCCGAGCCGTGGCCCGCGTCGCGGCTACGACAGCTGA
- a CDS encoding serine protein kinase RIO, whose amino-acid sequence MTEGERVRLAKLRDDAYTENQLPDGADRWSTWDDAEHGPLPRPDWVVTELAAVDTDLGVLKTGKEADVHLLRRGLPGTPGGLLAAKRYRSDEHKLFHRDAGYLEGRRMRRSRETRAMAQRTAFGRNLIAEQWAVAEFAALSRLWTIGAPVPYPVQRNGTELLLEFLGEDDGTAAPRLAQVRPEPDELKDLWFQATAALELLASEGLAHGDLSAYNLLVHRGRLVVIDLPQVVDVVANPGGVDFLARDVRNLAGWFHSRGLGEHVTRPDELLAELVSGAGIG is encoded by the coding sequence CTGACCGAAGGCGAACGCGTCCGGCTCGCGAAACTGCGGGACGACGCCTACACCGAAAACCAGCTGCCCGACGGCGCCGATCGCTGGTCGACCTGGGACGACGCCGAACACGGCCCGCTGCCCCGGCCGGACTGGGTCGTCACCGAGCTCGCCGCGGTCGACACCGACCTCGGCGTCCTCAAGACCGGCAAGGAGGCCGATGTCCACCTGCTGCGGCGCGGGCTGCCCGGCACTCCCGGCGGGCTGCTCGCCGCGAAGCGGTACCGCAGTGACGAGCACAAGCTGTTCCACCGTGACGCGGGCTACCTCGAAGGGCGGCGGATGCGCCGCTCCCGCGAGACCCGGGCCATGGCGCAGCGCACCGCGTTCGGCCGCAACCTGATCGCCGAGCAGTGGGCCGTCGCGGAGTTCGCCGCGCTGAGTCGCTTGTGGACGATCGGGGCGCCGGTGCCGTACCCCGTCCAGCGCAACGGGACCGAACTGCTGCTCGAGTTCCTGGGCGAAGACGACGGGACCGCGGCTCCCCGGCTGGCCCAGGTCCGGCCGGAACCGGACGAACTGAAGGACCTGTGGTTCCAGGCCACCGCGGCGCTGGAGCTGCTCGCGTCCGAGGGGCTCGCGCACGGTGACCTCTCGGCGTACAACCTGCTCGTGCACCGGGGGCGGCTGGTGGTGATCGACCTGCCCCAGGTCGTCGACGTCGTGGCCAACCCGGGCGGGGTCGACTTCCTGGCGCGGGACGTGCGCAACCTGGCCGGCTGGTTCCACTCGCGGGGGCTCGGCGAGCACGTCACCAGGCCCGATGAGCTGCTGGCGGAACTCGTGTCCGGCGCCGGGATCGGGTGA
- a CDS encoding NAD(P)/FAD-dependent oxidoreductase, with amino-acid sequence MDAYDVVVVGGGHNGLVAAAYLARAGRSVLVLERRGETGGAAVSFRAFDGVDVRLSRYSYLVSLLPRKIIADLGLDVALRRRRMSSYTPSGDSGLLVDTGDEGRTAESFRALTGSAADFAAWRRFYELTGRVAERTFGTLTEPLLSEVDFRARVDDAEAWSMLFERPIGEALTSWFGDDTVRGVVLTDALIGTFAAADAADLRQNRCLLYHVIGNGTGDWDVPVGGMGAVTGSLAAVASAAGAKLVTGAEVLAIDPGGEVRYRHADAEHVVRGEHVLANVAPPTLARLLGEESADRPEGAQLKVNMVLSRLPKLRDPGVDPAEAFGGTFHVNETFTQLETAYREAAAGKIPTLPPCEIYCHSLTDPSILGPAERAAGAQTLTLFGLHMPARLFEGRNDEAREEASRATMASLNTVLAEPIEDCLLTGPDGKPCVEAKTPLDLEAELGLPAGHIFHRDLAWPFAVDPAQAGRWGVETPHERVLLCGAGAVRGGGVSGIPGHNAAMAVLGKGS; translated from the coding sequence ATGGATGCGTACGACGTCGTGGTCGTCGGTGGCGGGCACAACGGGCTGGTCGCGGCGGCCTACCTGGCGCGGGCCGGCCGGTCGGTCCTCGTGCTGGAGCGGCGCGGCGAGACCGGTGGCGCCGCCGTGTCGTTCCGCGCGTTCGACGGCGTCGACGTCCGGTTGTCGCGCTACTCGTACCTGGTCAGCCTGCTGCCCAGGAAGATCATCGCGGACCTCGGTCTGGACGTGGCGCTGCGGCGGCGCCGGATGTCGTCGTACACGCCCTCCGGCGACTCGGGTCTCCTTGTCGACACGGGCGACGAAGGCCGGACCGCCGAGTCGTTCCGGGCGCTCACCGGCTCCGCCGCGGACTTCGCGGCGTGGCGCCGGTTCTACGAGCTGACCGGGCGAGTCGCCGAACGCACCTTCGGCACGCTCACCGAGCCTCTTCTGTCCGAAGTGGACTTCCGGGCCCGGGTCGACGACGCCGAAGCGTGGTCGATGCTGTTCGAGCGGCCGATCGGCGAGGCGCTCACCTCGTGGTTCGGAGACGACACGGTGCGCGGCGTGGTGCTGACCGACGCGCTGATCGGAACGTTCGCCGCCGCGGATGCCGCGGACCTCCGGCAGAACCGCTGCCTGCTCTACCACGTGATCGGCAACGGGACGGGCGACTGGGACGTGCCGGTCGGCGGCATGGGCGCGGTCACCGGCTCGCTGGCCGCGGTGGCTTCCGCTGCGGGCGCGAAGCTCGTCACCGGCGCCGAGGTGCTGGCGATCGACCCCGGCGGCGAGGTGCGCTACCGGCACGCCGACGCCGAGCACGTCGTGCGCGGTGAGCACGTCCTGGCGAACGTCGCACCGCCCACCCTGGCGCGGTTGCTGGGGGAGGAGAGCGCCGACCGGCCGGAGGGGGCGCAGCTGAAGGTGAACATGGTGCTGTCCCGGCTGCCGAAGCTGCGGGATCCGGGCGTCGACCCGGCCGAGGCGTTCGGCGGCACGTTCCACGTCAACGAGACTTTCACCCAGCTCGAGACGGCATATCGCGAGGCGGCGGCGGGGAAGATCCCCACGCTGCCGCCGTGCGAGATCTACTGCCACTCGCTGACCGACCCGTCGATCCTGGGTCCGGCCGAGCGGGCGGCCGGAGCCCAGACGTTGACGTTGTTCGGCCTGCACATGCCCGCGCGGCTGTTCGAGGGACGCAACGACGAAGCGCGCGAAGAGGCGTCGCGCGCGACGATGGCGTCGCTGAACACCGTGCTCGCGGAGCCGATTGAGGACTGCCTGCTGACCGGGCCGGACGGGAAACCGTGCGTGGAGGCGAAAACGCCGCTGGACCTGGAGGCCGAGCTCGGACTGCCGGCCGGGCACATCTTCCACCGGGACCTGGCGTGGCCGTTCGCGGTGGACCCGGCGCAGGCCGGCCGCTGGGGCGTCGAGACGCCGCACGAGCGCGTGCTCTTGTGCGGCGCGGGAGCGGTGCGAGGAGGTGGTGTCAGCGGCATCCCCGGCCACAACGCGGCGATGGCCGTGCTGGGAAAGGGTTCCTGA
- a CDS encoding suppressor of fused domain protein — protein MPSRAERYVAHLDTLTGSTDPRLQPIPSTHAGLDDVISLVYADEPEPRYLTGATYGLSLADHAEWHGVKPELWISVRSDDPVWALAIGYLAEHLRGTCPFVYGDTIDFGEPIAPESDMTAFAVSAPAGLDADQYTLLDCGGAPISIAGCFPVHDIEREYIREHGIDAFWQLDWDLYDVRRPPVV, from the coding sequence ATGCCGAGCCGTGCCGAGCGGTATGTCGCCCATCTCGACACCCTGACCGGGAGTACCGACCCCCGGCTGCAGCCGATCCCGTCCACCCACGCCGGGCTCGACGACGTCATCTCGCTCGTCTACGCCGACGAACCCGAGCCGCGCTACCTGACGGGCGCGACCTACGGCCTCTCCCTCGCCGACCACGCGGAGTGGCACGGGGTGAAGCCGGAGCTGTGGATCAGCGTCCGCTCCGACGACCCGGTCTGGGCCCTGGCCATCGGTTACCTGGCCGAACACCTGCGCGGCACCTGCCCGTTCGTCTACGGCGACACCATCGACTTCGGCGAGCCGATCGCGCCGGAGTCCGACATGACCGCGTTCGCCGTCTCGGCGCCCGCCGGCCTCGACGCGGACCAGTACACCCTGCTCGACTGCGGTGGCGCGCCCATCAGCATCGCCGGTTGCTTCCCGGTGCACGACATCGAGCGGGAGTACATCCGCGAACACGGCATCGACGCGTTCTGGCAGCTGGACTGGGACCTCTACGACGTCCGCCGCCCGCCGGTGGTCTAG
- a CDS encoding FAD-binding oxidoreductase: MRVLVIGSGIGGAATAYHLAGRGAEVIVADAARPGTATEAGAGIVSPWTSRWEDAVYPLAAAAGRYYREFTADLAELGEQSSFEVVGGMIVSAEESELAEARERLAARAADAPEIGEVRSLDPAQARELFPALAPGLSAVHLSGAGRVDGHQLRRALLAAAERKGAKFVEGEVAFRADGTVAGEAGPLEADSVVVAAGAWSRELLAPLGVDVPVTPHRGQISHLDLPGTDTSAWPVVLPRTSHYLLAFGGGRVVAGATRETESGFDYRVTAAGQREVLDNALTIAPGLAEATLAETRVGFRPGTPDGLPVLGHIRPGLTIATGFGAGGLTNAPFAGKLVAAVALGEDPGFDLSPFALDRF; encoded by the coding sequence ATGCGAGTGCTCGTGATCGGAAGCGGAATCGGCGGTGCCGCCACGGCCTACCACCTGGCGGGCCGGGGTGCGGAAGTGATCGTGGCGGACGCAGCCCGTCCCGGCACGGCCACCGAGGCCGGCGCCGGGATCGTCAGTCCGTGGACCTCACGCTGGGAGGACGCGGTGTACCCGCTCGCGGCGGCCGCGGGCCGGTACTACCGCGAGTTCACGGCGGACCTGGCCGAGCTGGGCGAGCAGTCGTCGTTCGAGGTCGTCGGCGGGATGATCGTCTCGGCCGAGGAGTCCGAGCTGGCCGAGGCGCGGGAGCGGCTGGCCGCGCGGGCGGCGGACGCGCCGGAGATCGGCGAGGTCCGCTCACTCGACCCGGCCCAGGCCCGGGAGCTGTTCCCGGCGCTGGCGCCCGGGCTGAGCGCGGTGCACCTGTCCGGCGCCGGCCGCGTCGACGGGCACCAGCTGCGCCGGGCCCTGCTGGCCGCCGCCGAGCGGAAGGGCGCGAAGTTCGTCGAGGGCGAGGTCGCCTTCCGCGCCGACGGCACGGTGGCGGGCGAGGCGGGCCCGCTCGAAGCGGACAGCGTGGTGGTGGCGGCCGGCGCGTGGAGCCGCGAGCTGCTGGCGCCACTGGGCGTCGACGTGCCGGTGACGCCCCACCGCGGCCAGATCAGCCACCTCGACCTGCCCGGGACCGACACGTCGGCCTGGCCGGTGGTCCTGCCGCGCACCAGCCACTACCTGCTGGCCTTCGGCGGCGGCCGGGTGGTCGCGGGCGCGACACGCGAGACGGAGTCCGGCTTCGACTACCGGGTGACCGCCGCCGGCCAGCGTGAGGTGCTGGACAACGCCCTGACGATCGCACCCGGCCTGGCGGAAGCCACCCTCGCCGAGACCCGGGTGGGCTTCCGCCCGGGCACCCCGGACGGCCTCCCGGTGCTGGGCCACATCCGCCCGGGCCTGACGATCGCGACGGGCTTCGGCGCAGGCGGCCTGACGAACGCCCCGTTCGCCGGAAAGCTGGTGGCGGCGGTAGCGCTGGGCGAGGACCCGGGCTTCGACCTGAGCCCGTTCGCCTTGGACCGCTTCTAG
- the yaaA gene encoding peroxide stress protein YaaA, whose translation MLVLLPPSETKADGGRGAPLDHAALSFPELNPTRAKLADALVELAGDVPASIAALGITERQAGEVIRNAQLWTSPTMPALRRYTGVLYDALDVKSFTRAGLAKAHRRLAVTSSLFGVVSATDPIPAYRLSGGNSLPALGTIRAMWKPVLEPVLQNIDDLVVDLRSGTYSAFANLRPDAVTVRVVTENANGERGTVSHFNKAYKGRLAHVLAVTRAEPSTVDQLAKVIRKAGLVVERTGDHALDLITEG comes from the coding sequence GTGCTGGTGCTCCTCCCCCCTTCCGAGACCAAGGCCGACGGCGGCCGCGGCGCCCCGCTGGACCACGCCGCCCTGTCGTTCCCCGAGCTGAACCCGACGCGCGCGAAGCTCGCCGACGCGCTCGTCGAGCTGGCGGGCGACGTCCCGGCCAGCATCGCGGCCCTGGGCATCACCGAGCGCCAAGCCGGCGAGGTCATCCGCAACGCGCAGCTGTGGACGTCCCCGACGATGCCGGCCCTGCGCCGCTACACCGGCGTCCTCTACGACGCACTGGACGTCAAGAGCTTCACGAGAGCCGGGCTGGCCAAGGCCCACCGCCGCCTGGCGGTGACGTCCTCGCTGTTCGGCGTGGTCTCGGCGACCGACCCGATCCCGGCGTACCGCCTCTCGGGCGGCAACTCCCTGCCCGCGCTCGGCACCATCCGCGCCATGTGGAAGCCGGTGCTCGAGCCGGTGCTGCAGAACATCGACGACCTGGTGGTCGACCTCCGCTCGGGCACGTACTCGGCGTTCGCCAACCTCCGCCCGGACGCCGTGACGGTCCGCGTGGTCACCGAAAACGCCAACGGCGAGCGCGGAACGGTCAGCCACTTCAACAAGGCGTACAAGGGCCGCCTGGCCCACGTGCTGGCGGTCACCCGCGCCGAACCGTCCACTGTGGACCAGCTGGCCAAGGTGATCCGCAAGGCGGGCCTGGTGGTCGAACGCACCGGCGACCACGCCCTGGACCTGATCACCGAAGGCTGA
- a CDS encoding GNAT family N-acetyltransferase, with translation MDLTWRPLTLDDDAALARLYAAAEEVDRTGEHFSTEDLREELEGPNIDLATASTGAWAGDRLVGYGLVRRRDAANPVHMIRLQSVVHPDHRDDAVGAHLAEWFTRTSREVHERAFPGAPLELHHAGHQNERWIAGVLAAAGYEHQRTMVDMRVGLADLPPQPPLPDGVEPVPFDFAYDLATLDARNDTFGDHWGSTAYEPDAWRHLVTGSKDFRPDLSFLVLDGEKVLAFVLSHFYASEAEATGIREHYATWVGTRDALRGRGVASGLLGHTVQAAKAAGFERSALNVDVDNAHRALGVYERCGFRVEDEWHVYVKPVARG, from the coding sequence ATGGACCTGACCTGGCGTCCCCTCACGCTCGACGACGACGCGGCCCTCGCCCGGCTCTACGCCGCCGCCGAGGAGGTCGACCGCACGGGTGAGCACTTCAGCACCGAAGACCTCCGCGAGGAGCTCGAAGGCCCCAACATCGACCTGGCCACGGCCAGCACCGGCGCCTGGGCGGGCGATCGGCTCGTCGGCTACGGCCTCGTCCGCCGCCGGGACGCCGCGAACCCGGTGCACATGATCCGGCTCCAGTCGGTCGTGCACCCGGACCACCGCGACGACGCCGTCGGCGCGCACCTGGCCGAGTGGTTCACCCGGACGAGTCGCGAGGTCCACGAGCGCGCCTTCCCGGGCGCGCCGCTCGAACTGCACCACGCCGGCCACCAGAACGAGCGCTGGATCGCCGGAGTGCTCGCCGCGGCCGGCTACGAGCACCAGCGGACGATGGTGGACATGCGCGTCGGCCTCGCCGACCTGCCGCCGCAGCCACCGCTGCCGGACGGCGTCGAGCCCGTGCCGTTCGACTTCGCGTACGACCTCGCGACGCTCGACGCCCGCAACGACACCTTCGGCGACCACTGGGGCAGCACCGCCTACGAACCCGACGCCTGGCGCCACCTCGTCACCGGCTCCAAGGACTTCCGGCCCGACCTGTCGTTCCTCGTGCTCGACGGCGAGAAAGTCCTGGCCTTCGTGCTCAGCCACTTCTACGCGTCCGAAGCCGAGGCGACCGGCATCCGCGAGCACTACGCGACCTGGGTGGGCACCCGGGACGCGCTGCGCGGCCGCGGGGTCGCCTCCGGGCTGCTCGGTCACACCGTCCAGGCGGCGAAGGCGGCCGGGTTCGAGCGGTCGGCGCTGAACGTCGACGTCGACAACGCGCACCGGGCGCTCGGCGTCTACGAACGGTGCGGGTTCCGCGTCGAAGACGAATGGCACGTGTACGTCAAGCCGGTGGCACGAGGTTGA
- a CDS encoding 2-hydroxyacid dehydrogenase produces the protein MSARVLLPWTDIEVPEGIEAAYYDGLGAPPPALDGVEFYVLPYDRGPEPPRLIKDLPSLRVVQALSAGVEALVPLLPAGVRLANGRGLHDLSVAEHTLALIHASQRDLPRWFAQQERREWVREHTRSLADSRVLLVGYGSIGQAIERQLLAAEALVTRVASRARPDAGVHGVAELPSLLPEADIVVLVLPDTPATRGLFGAPELATLPEGALVVNVGRGTAIDTEALLAQTRAGRLRAALDVVDPEPLPAGHPLWTVPGVVLTPHIAGGSASFYPRAKKLAADQLRRYARGEELLNLVPPA, from the coding sequence ATGAGCGCTCGCGTACTGCTGCCGTGGACCGATATCGAAGTGCCGGAGGGGATCGAGGCCGCGTATTACGACGGTCTTGGCGCGCCTCCGCCGGCCCTCGACGGTGTCGAGTTCTACGTGCTGCCGTACGACCGCGGACCGGAACCACCCCGGCTGATCAAGGACCTGCCCTCGTTGCGCGTGGTGCAGGCCCTGTCGGCCGGGGTGGAGGCCCTGGTCCCGCTGCTGCCCGCCGGCGTCCGCCTGGCCAACGGACGCGGCCTGCACGACCTGAGCGTCGCCGAGCACACCCTGGCGCTGATCCACGCGAGCCAGCGGGACCTGCCCCGCTGGTTCGCCCAGCAGGAGCGCCGGGAGTGGGTTCGCGAGCACACGCGGTCGCTCGCGGACAGCCGGGTGCTCCTGGTCGGCTACGGCTCGATCGGGCAGGCGATCGAGCGCCAGCTGCTGGCGGCCGAAGCTCTGGTGACCAGGGTGGCGAGCCGCGCGCGTCCGGACGCGGGCGTGCACGGCGTCGCCGAGCTGCCCTCGTTGCTGCCCGAGGCCGACATCGTGGTGCTCGTGCTGCCCGACACCCCCGCGACGCGCGGCCTGTTCGGAGCCCCCGAGCTGGCCACGCTCCCCGAGGGCGCCCTGGTGGTCAACGTCGGCCGCGGCACGGCGATCGATACGGAAGCCCTGCTGGCGCAGACGCGAGCCGGGCGGCTCCGTGCCGCCCTCGACGTCGTGGACCCGGAGCCACTGCCGGCCGGCCATCCACTGTGGACGGTGCCGGGCGTCGTCCTGACGCCGCACATCGCGGGTGGCTCGGCGTCGTTCTACCCGCGCGCCAAGAAGCTGGCCGCGGACCAGCTGCGGCGGTACGCGCGGGGCGAGGAGCTGCTCAACCTCGTGCCACCGGCTTGA
- a CDS encoding VOC family protein, translating to MKLRMAMITIDCADPRGLAEFWTAALGTTVAQDFEGEFLFLAPPEGGLSLGLQRVPEPRAGKNRVHIDLGAEDREQEVKRLVALGATEQAQHEVPGFAWTVLSDPEGNEFCVSGSHDG from the coding sequence ATGAAACTTCGCATGGCCATGATCACGATCGACTGCGCGGATCCGCGCGGGCTGGCGGAGTTCTGGACAGCGGCGCTCGGCACGACCGTCGCCCAGGACTTCGAGGGCGAGTTCCTGTTCCTCGCCCCACCGGAGGGCGGGCTGTCGCTGGGGCTCCAGCGGGTGCCCGAACCACGCGCGGGCAAGAACAGGGTCCACATCGACCTCGGTGCCGAAGACCGGGAACAGGAGGTGAAACGGCTGGTGGCGCTCGGCGCGACCGAGCAGGCGCAGCACGAGGTGCCGGGCTTCGCGTGGACGGTGCTCTCGGATCCCGAGGGCAACGAGTTCTGCGTGTCCGGTTCGCACGACGGGTAG